In a genomic window of Bombina bombina isolate aBomBom1 chromosome 8, aBomBom1.pri, whole genome shotgun sequence:
- the LOC128638780 gene encoding guanylin-like, whose translation MKYLFSAISLLVLVWWEVSQAVYVKDGNSSFQLEAVKKLKQLHEMVRTRSPHLVISSSDVICTQNDLPAEFREVCNQGEAPQVFPRLMQAIEELDLCEICFSKACAGC comes from the exons ATGAAGTATCTTTTTTCTGCTATAAGCTTGCTGGTCCTGGTATGGTGGGAGGTCTCTCAGGCTGTCTATGTCAAG GATGGGAACTCTTCCTTCCAGTTAGAAGCTGTAAAGAAGCTGAAGCAGCTTCACGAAATGGTCAGAACTAGAAGCCCTCATTTAGTCATTTCTTCTTCTGATGTCATCTGCACCCAGAATGATCTCCCTGCAGAGTTCAGAGAGGTGTGTAATCAAGGAGAAGCACCACAAGTCTTCCCACGACTGA TGCAAGCTATCGAGGAGCTGGATTTGTGTGAGATCTGTTTCAGCAAAGCATGTGCAGGCTGTTAA